The Desulfonatronum lacustre DSM 10312 region AACGGTCGCAGAGGGAAGATCACCAATTTGGAGTCCCGGCACGGAACGCAGATTATTCGTGCGCACGTTCCGTTGAGTTCCATGTTCGGCTATGCGACGCAACTGCGGTCCATGACTCAGGGGCGGGCCAGTTACAGCATGCAGTTTGACCATTACGAGCGAGTTCCGGCGCAAATCGCCGAAGAAATCATTTCCAAGCGGAAGTAGGGGGATCATATGGCCAAGGCAAAATTTGAGCGGACCAAACCGCACGTTAACGTCGGCACCATCGGCCACATCGACCACGGCAAGACGACGTTGACCGCCGCGATCACCAAGATGCTGAGCATCAAGGGCGGCGCGAACTTCGTCCCGTTCGACCAGATCG contains the following coding sequences:
- a CDS encoding GTP-binding protein yields the protein MAKAKFERTKPHVNVGTIGHIDHGKTTLTAAITKMLSIKGGANFVPFDQI